From Saccharomycodes ludwigii strain NBRC 1722 chromosome IV, whole genome shotgun sequence, one genomic window encodes:
- the WHI2 gene encoding Whi2p (similar to Saccharomyces cerevisiae YOR043W | WHI2 | WHIskey): MTSSSGGTNTVNSQQAQSILTQVPSNANANANANASTDGNNATSLVNNLQQMADQDGDIHMNRAAHSNSTSTVDELIVHLNIEEHHYYITREQLLALPESLLLCLFPNGVFMTRDGQVITSLTSNDEVYVYNFSHVCFEYIMDIYTQATEDLVLHPVPGIYDKYSNGINNAIAAVNNPDIISNPSASNTSNGSTGFFHHLASTISGSSLIHNQHPHSSNDNTDVLHLNPSIILLREDLDYYCIPLIKEIKGGLDIVMQQVKIAAGSYLSKQQSIFDGLYCSNRVKSGKLGVAEQHLMDMLCSSGLERHCDWGNRTQELGKTVISSLSLIRLKNETTQYYRDLLEKAYRERISSIQNTSGMFLLSPQATSNSSLDLSPSTSNVSVSTNNNNKRRSRWADKLSNVRSRSQSRNKSKSRLGNNSGSHYKIRSLYDLVPKPDINPKLLLFWKKPARKCWWGNIEIDDLEIELPIGSYYKKDGGGVLVVDGGDGINIVKVKVPVRIHIRRVWTLEVSIVGV, translated from the coding sequence atgACTAGCAGTAGCGGCGGCACTAATACTGTTAATAGTCAACAAGCACAAAGTATTTTAACCCAAGTACCTTCAAATGCAAATGCAAATGCAAATGCAAACGCTAGTACTGATGGCAACAACGCAACTTCACTAGTAAATAATTTGCAACAGATGGCCGATCAAGATGGTGATATACATATGAATCGTGCTGCTCACAGTAACAGCACAAGCACAGTTGACGAGCTTATTGtacatttaaatattgaaGAGCATCACTATTACATAACTAGAGAACAATTGTTAGCGTTACCAGAGTCTTTGCTATTATGTTTATTTCCAAACGGTGTATTTATGACTAGGGATGGGCAGGTTATTACTTCCTTGACTTCCAACGATGAAGTATATGTGTACAATTTTAGCCATGTTTGTTTTGAATATATCATGGACATCTACACCCAAGCTACCGAAGATTTAGTTCTACATCCAGTTCCTGGCATTTACGACAAATATTCTAATGGGATTAATAATGCAATAGCTGCTGTTAATAACCCTGATATCATAAGTAACCCTAGTGCGTCAAATACCAGCAATGGTAGTACGGGcttttttcatcatttgGCTTCGACTATTAGTGGCAGTAGCCTCATACATAATCAACATCCGCACAGtagtaatgataatacGGATGTTTTACACCTTAATCCCAGTATTATACTTTTAAGAGAAGATTTGGATTATTACTGTATTCCATTGATTAAAGAGATCAAGGGCGGGTTGGATATAGTTATGCAACAAGTGAAGATAGCTGCAGGCAGTTATTTAAGTAAACAGCAATCTATTTTTGACGGATTGTATTGTAGTAATAGAGTTAAAAGTGGTAAATTGGGTGTAGCTGAACAGCATTTGATGGATATGTTATGTAGTAGCGGGTTGGAACGTCATTGCGATTGGGGTAATAGAACCCAAGAGCTGGGCAAAACAGTGATCTCTTCATTATCCTTGATTAGGTTGAAAAACGAGACTACTCAATATTATAGGGATTTATTAGAAAAGGCTTATCGAGAAAGGATTTCGAGTATCCAAAACACAAGTGGTATGTTTTTACTGAGTCCGCAGGCCACTTCTAATTCGTCGTTAGATCTATCACCCTCGACAAGTAATGTTAGTGTcagtactaataataataataagagaAGGAGTAGATGGGCTGATAAGTTGAGTAATGTAAGATCACGTTCTCAATCTAGGAATAAATCTAAATCCAGATTGGGGAACAATAGTGGGTCACATTACAAGATTCGTAGTTTATATGATTTAGTGCCTAAGCCAGATATCAATCCCaagttgttgttattttggAAGAAGCCGGCTAGAAAGTGCTGGTGGGGTAATATAGAAATAGATGATTTGGAAATTGAATTGCCCATTGGCTCATATTATAAGAAAGATGGAGGGGGCGTATTAGTAGTTGATGGAGGGGATGG